From Echeneis naucrates chromosome 7, fEcheNa1.1, whole genome shotgun sequence, one genomic window encodes:
- the LOC115046500 gene encoding deoxynucleoside triphosphate triphosphohydrolase SAMHD1-like has protein sequence MTAVEGKRVFNDPIHGHVELHPLLVKMINTPQFNRLRYIKQMAGAYFVFPGACHNRFEHSIGVAHLAGELIHTLQQNQPELGITDRDKLCVQIAGLCHDLGHGPFSHLFDQMFISKARPDKKWEHEENSVKMLDYMVRQNQLEPMMKEYGLKLPEDMEVIKEMIRGKKPEDRGEGRNEGRPQERLFLYEIVANKTNGIDVDKFDYFARDCHHLGIQNHFDHLRFFRSARVIKCPDGLMHICSRDKEVHNLYAMFYARCSFHRKACQHKTNKLIETMITDAFLKANKHIMTEGSGGKSYCLSEAIDDMQAYTKLTDRVFEDILFSSSEQLRDAKNILHRVITRDLYKCVGKLETGTKFPQERISGWKEEVESLWKNSFGETKDWLKAEDFTFVAVKLDYGMKDKDPIGEVFFYSKSDNKTAFNIPRDQVSKLLPERFSETFIRIYCKKNEQLAVAKQHFLEWYQKNSYKILKGGDPEIIARVG, from the exons GTGTTTAATGATCCCATCCACGGCCATGTGGAGTTACACCCACTTCTCGTCAAAATGATAAACACACCTCAGTTCAACAGGCTACGATACATCAAGCAGATGGCAGGGGCCTACTTTGTTTTCCCTGGAGCGTGCCACAACCGGTTTGAACACTCGATTGG GGTGGCACACTTGGCAGGAGAGCTTATTCACACTTTGCAACAAAACCAGCCTGAACTTGGaatcacagacagagacaaactaTGTGTGCAGATTGCAGGTCTTTGCCACGACCTGG gaCATGGGCCCTTTTCTCATCTGTTTGATCAAATGTTCATCTCCAAGGCACGTCCAGATAAAAAATGGGAG cATGAGGAAAACTCTGTAAAGATGCTCGATTACATGGTAAGACAAAATCAGTTAGAGCCAATGATGAAGGAGTACGGCTTGAAGCTGCCAGAGGACATGGAGGTCATAAAGGAGATGATTAGAGGAAAGAAACCAGAAGATAGAGGGGAG GGGCGTAATGAAGGTCGACCCCAGGAAAGGCTTTTCCTCTATGAAATAGTggccaacaaaacaaatggcatTGATGTGGACAAGTTTGATTACTTTGCCAG GGACTGCCACCATCTTGGCATTCAGAACCATTTTGACCATCTGCGCTTTTTTCGGTCTGCTCGAGTGATTAAATGCCCAGATGGGCTGATGCACATCTGCTCGAGAGATAAG GAGGTGCACAATCTGTATGCCATGTTCTATGCAAGGTGCAGTTTCCACAGGAAGGCCTGCCAGCACAAGACAAACAAGCTAATTGAGACTAT GATCACAGATGCCTTcttaaaagcaaataaacacatcatGACTGAAGGCTCAGGGGGAAAGTCCTACTGTCTCTCTGAAGCTATTGATGACATGCAGGCCTACACCAAGCTGACAG ATCGAGTGTTTGAAGACATTCTATTTTCCTCCTCGGAACAGCTCAGAGACGCAAAGAATATTCTCCACAGGGTCATCACTCGAGACCTCTACAAGTGTGTGGGGAAACTTGAGACTGGGACCAAATTTCCACAG GAGAGGATTTCGGGGTGGAAAGAAGAA GTGGAAAGCCTGTGGAAGAACAGCTTTGGTGAGACTAAGGATTGGCTGAAGGCAGAAGACTTCACTTTTGTA GCCGTTAAGCTTGATTATGGAATGAAAGACAAGGACCCCATTGGTGAAGTGTTTTTCTACTCAAAGTCTGACAACAAAACAGCCTTTAACATCCCCAGGGACCAG GTGTCCAAACTTCTCCCAGAGCGCTTTTCTGAGACATTCATCAGAATTTACTGCAAGAAGAATGAGCAACTGGCTGTGGCAAAGCAACATTTCTTGGAGTGGTATCAGAAAAATAGCTATAAAATACTGAAG GGTGGAGATCCAGAAATCATTGCTCGGGTTGGTTGA
- the LOC115046499 gene encoding deoxynucleoside triphosphate triphosphohydrolase SAMHD1-like: MESRKRPLEPDSGLGLTTPKKSAPAVRPDSDYMHWGVDETCLYLQREGLGAWEDTFREHKITGLGLRWLKGDDLEKIGIEYLGDRLQILHSLRKLWHIEAESSKVFNDPIHGHLELHPLLIKIIDTPQFQRLRYIKQLGATYLVFPGAAHNRFEHSIGVGYLAGRLVQALNEKQPELLISRRDILCVQIAGLCHDLGHGPFSHMFDRLFIPKARPGITWKHENASLSMFDYLVDDNNLKPVMEENGLVLPEDLDFIKEQIAGPLDTNAAQGQKWQYKGRPEDKSFLYEIVANKRNGIDVDKWDYFARDCHHLGIQNNFDYRRFLKFARVCKVEGQKHICTRDKEVGNLYDMFHTRNCLHRRAYQHKVCSIIEIMISDAFLKADKYIQFEGSEKKPFTISTAIDDMKAYIKLTDNVFEQILHSSTPELDEARNILDNIVRRRLYKCLGQTQPDTPLSVTQDMIEKWEAELAEAIPLSGSQDVCLQPEDFIINVIDMDYGMKKKNPINNVRFYCKDDIITAVQIRKNQVSKLLPEQFAEQLIRVYCKKRDRKILEAAKKHFVQWCINMNFSKPQDGDIIAPELTPLKPEWKENNGDDDDVGTVKNNGKEKAKVKLF, translated from the exons ATGGAGAGTCGAAAACGGCCGTTAGAGCCCGACTCGGGACTCGGCCTGACAACACCAAAGAAGAGTGCTCCGGCAGTCCGGCCGGACTCGGACTACATGCATTGGGGTGTGGACGAAACTTGTCTGTACCTCCAAAGGGAAGGTCTGGGAGCCTGGGAAGATACATTTAGAG AACACAAAATAACAGGACTCGGGCTGAGGTGGCTGAAGGGTGATGATCTGGAGAAGATTGGTATAGA GTACCTCGGAGACCGTCTGCAGATCCTGCACAGCCTCAGGAAGCTGTGGCACATAGAGGCAGAGTCAAGCAAG GTGTTTAATGATCCTATCCATGGCCATTTGGAATTACACCCACTTCTTATTAAAATCATAGACACACCTCAGTTCCAGAGACTACGATACATCAAGCAGCTGGGCGCGACCTACTTAGTTTTCCCTGGAGCAGCCCACAATCGCTTTGAACACTCAATTGG AGTGGGTTACTTGGCAGGGCGGCTTGTACAAGCTCTGAATGAGAAGCAGCCAGAGCTGCTCATCTCTCGGAGAGACATCCTTTGTGTGCAGATCGCTGGACTCTGCCATGATTTAG GGCATGGACCTTTTTCCCATATGTTTGATAGGCTCTTCATTCCCAAAGCACGTCCAGGAATTACCTGGAAG CATGAGAATGCCTCTTTATCCATGTTTGACTACCTGGTTGATGACAATAACTTGAAGCCAGTGATGGAGGAGAATGGCCTGGTGCTGCCTGAAGACCTGGATTTTATTAAGGAACAGATTGCTGGACCACTGGACACTAATGCAGCTCAAGGACAGAAG TGGCAATATAAAGGCCGTCCAGAAGATAAGTCCTTCCTCTATGAAATCGTTGCCAACAAAAGAAATGGCATTGATGTGGATAAGTGGGACTACTTTgccag GGACTGCCACCATTTAGGCATCCAGAACAACTTTGACTATCGCCGATTCCTCAAGTTTGCTAGGGTGTGCAAAGTGGAGGGGCAGAAGCACATCTGTACCAGAGACAAG GAGGTGGGCAATCTTTATGACATGTTCCACACAAGGAACTGTCTCCACAGAAGAGCTTATCAGCACAAAGTGTGCAGCATCATAGAGATCAT GATCTCAGATGCCTTTCTGAAAGCagataaatatattcagtttGAAGGTTCAGAAAAGAAGCCCTTCACCATCTCCACAGCCATAGATGACATGAAGGCCTACATCAAGCTGACAG ATAACGTATTTGAACAGATACTCCATTCGTCCACCCCGGAGCTGGATGAAGCAAGGAATATTTTAGACAATATAGTCCGTCGACGTCTTTATAAGTGTCTGGGCCAAACTCAGCCCGACACACCTTTGAGTGTCACCCAG GACATGATTGAGAAATGGGAAGCAGAATTGGCTGAGGCCATCCCACTGAGTGGTTCCCAGGATGTCTGCCTGCAGCCAGAGGACTTTATAATCAAT GTCATTGACATGGACTATgggatgaagaaaaagaacCCAATCAACAATGTGCGCTTTTATTGCAAGGATGACATAATCACAGCTGTTCAGATCCGCAAGAACCAG GTGTCAAAACTTCTTCCAGAGCAATTCGCTGAGCAGCTCATCAGGGTCTACTGCAagaagagagatagaaagatTCTGGAGGCTGCCAAGAAGCACTTTGTCCAGTGGTGCATAAACATGAACTTCTCAAAGCCTCAG GATGGAGACATAATAGCACCTGAGCTGACTCCTCTGAAACCCGAATGGAAGGAGAACAATGGCGACGATGATGACGTTGGCACTGTTAAAAATAATGGAAAGGAAAAGGCCAAAGTGAAGCTCTTTTGA